The following nucleotide sequence is from Pseudobutyrivibrio ruminis HUN009.
TTAAGGAGGATGATTAATAAGCTACGCACTAGCTTTCTCGCCATGCCTTATGCAATATGGGTGTTGATTTGCACCATCCTTCCTTTGTTTTACATCCTTGGCTATGCCATCACAAATGGCGATGGAGGCTTAACAATTGAAAACCTTACAGCTATAGCAGATCCAGTTCATTTAAAATCACTCGGTCTGTCTATTCAGGTTGCCTTTATCACTACTGTTATCTGCCTTATTATGGCTTACCCAGTAGCTTTGATACTTCACAACCTTAAAATCACAAATAAAGGATTTATTGTATTTTTGTTTATCCTTCCAATGTGGATGAATTTCATGCTTCGTATCCTTGCTTGGCAGAATATTCTTTCCAACAACGGTATTTTAAACAGCATACTTACAGCACTTGGTCTTCCAACAGTGCACATCCTTTATACAAAAGCCGCTGTTATCCTTGGTATGGTATATGACTTTTTGCCATACATGATACTTCCTATTTACAACTCACTTTCAAAAATCAGTGACGATGTAATTGAAGCAGCTGCGGACCTTGGTTCAAACTGGCTAAACACATTTATTAAAATAACTATCCCTCTTTCAAGAGATGGAATTATATCTGGAATTATTATGGTATTCGTACCTGCCCTCTCATCTTTCGTTGTTTCCAACTTACTTGGTGGAGGAAAGGTATTATTAATCGGAAATGTTATTGAGCAAGAATTTACTCTCGCTAGAAACTGGAATTTAGGATCTGGATTATCAATCATCCTTATGCTATTCGTTCTTGCTTCAATGAGCATCATGAACAAGCTCGATGATTCCGAGAATGGAGGTATGCTTCTATGAAAAAAATCAAAAAAGGCGCCTCTACTTTATACTTAGCATTAATATTCCTATTTTTATATGCACCAATACTTGTTCTCATAGTTTTATCATTCAATAATTCTATGTCACGAACAGTATGGGGAGGATTCACCATCCAATGGTACCTCAATCTTCCTTCCAACGACACTATCATGGATGCTTTGTTCACTACACTCAAGATAACACTTTCATCAAGCATCCTTGCTACAATCCTTGGTACATCTGCAGCTATCGGTATCAACCGCATGAAAAAGCGCCATGCCGCTATAATGCTTGGAGCAACAAACATTCCACTCTTAAATGCAGATATCGTTACAGGTATTTCACTTATGCTTCTGTTTACACGATTCTCATCACTTGGAGAGTTTTCAGTTGTACTTGCTCATATAGCATTTTCAGTGCCATACGTCATTTTCAATGTATTGCCAAAGCTTCAGTCTATGTCTGATGCTTGCTATGAAGCTGCTATGGATTTAGGTGCTACACCTTGGTACGCATTTTACAAGGTAATATGGCCAGAGATTTTTCCTGGCGTGCTTTCAGGATTTTTAATGGCATTTACAATGTCACTTGATGATTTCACAATCACATACTTTACAAAGGGAGCCGGAGTCAACACCCTTTCAACTATGCTTTACACAGAGCTTAGAAAAGGTATTCAGCCAGAGCTTTACGCACTTTCAACTCTCCTCTTCCTTTTAGCATTCATGATGCTTATTGCTACAAACTTTAAAGGTTCTAAAAAGGAGGTATCAGCTAGACGATGAAGAAAAAGCTTATTATTATCTGTAGCCTCCTGTGTCTCACTTTTACTAGTTGCTTTTCATTCACAGCTTGTGGTAATGATGCAGCCAGCGACGACACATTAGTTGTTTTAAATTACGGAAAATATATCGAGGCCGATGTTTTAAAGCGTTTCCAGAAGGAAACCGGCATCACTGTAAAATACGAAGAATACGAATCAGTTGAGGATATGTACGCTAAATACAAAGCAGGCTCAATCAATTACGATGTAATCTGTACTTCCGATTACATGATTGAAACACTTCGTAAGGAAGGTGAGCTAATCCCAATCGATTACAACTCACTTCAGTATTACGAAAACATTGACCCAACCATTATCGAAGCATCAGAAGCCTTCGACCCTACTCACAAATACACCGTTCCTTACTTCTACGGCACAGTAGGTATTCTTTACAACACTGAAAAGGTTGATGAAGAAACAGTTAGCAGTTGGAACTGCCTTTGGGACCCAGCCTACAAAAATCAAATCGTTATGATTAACTCACAGCGTGATGCATTTATGGTTCCACTGAAGTTGCTCCAGTACAATATCAACACTACTAGCAAGGCAGAGCTTGATGAAGCATTCGACATGCTTTGTGACGAAAAGCAGTATGTTTACGCTTATCTAATGGATGAAACATACGAATGCATGGTTTCAGAAGATGCTGCCATGGCTGTATGCTACTCTGGCGAAGCTGCTATGGGTATGGAGTACAATGACAAGCTTGCTTACACCGTTCCAAAAGAAGGTGGCAACCTTTGGATTGATTCATGGTTTGTTCCTCGTACATGTAAGCACTACGATGCGGCAATGAAATGGATTGATTTTATGTGTGAGGAAGAGGCAGCCACAGAAAACTTTGAATATGTTTGGTATGCTACCCCTAATCTCACTGTAGCCGACAACGAAGACGCTGAAACACTTGCAGACGAAACAGTATTCCCTACAAAGGAAACACTTGCTCGATGCGATTTGTACAACGCCTACGATGACGAAACATTGGACTATACCACTACTCTTTGGAAAAAGCTCAAGGCATATTAAATTATGCAAATAGCATTGTTCTTTAAAGAATAATAATACAAACTGTCAGATAGAATATCTTCTTCAGGAACTTCATTTTGATTAACCATCGAAATCATTTCCTTAAGATCATCGATTCCTATCTGGCAGTTTTTCATTTCTCTATAAATCAAAACCTCATGAATAGAACATGGAATTATGAAAAGATTCGATTTCATTCTTTCAGCGATATCTTTGATTACATCCTTATACAAAATAGCTGATGCTCCGTATGTTCCCAAACGATTAGATAATACCTGAAGCGGAATAAAACCATCCTCTATAGCTGCAGCATCATACATATCTTCTGCTCCAGTAATTTCTGCTATTGTAGAAAATATTCCCTGAAACTTCAAACCAAGAATACGCTGAGTATTAGCACTTGCCGCATTCATCAAATCTGTCACGCTAAGATCAAGCATAAGCATGTGCTCATTATTAAGCATGAACCCCTTGAATTCATCCTCATTGTCACTAGGAAATAAATAATAGAACACAATGGCCAAATCCAGATATTCAACGTGAGGCACTTTCTCTAAAAGCTTCTTATTCCTCTCCTTGTTCATAAGCTTGTATATAATACGAGTTTTTGCCTCCTCAAGGTCTTTAAACATAAGGGCAAAATCAATTCTATCTATATGTAATTTTTCAGTAATCATAATAATATGATATAAAAAGTATTGGGATTTATATAAAGAAAAAATGATCCGCATGTTGCCATGCGGATATTAATATATCAAGATTCAATTTTAAAATCAAGCTTTATTTTTATAGCTATTAGCTAATTCCTTCATTTCTCTGGCATTTGTAAGAACCGCATCTGTAATTGCACTACCGCCAAGCATTCTTGCAAGCTCCTGGATTGTATCATCGTCGTAAAGCTTTTTAATACCTGAAATTGTATGACCCTGCTCTACATTCTTTTCAATTAGGAAGTGAGTATCTGCCATAGCAGCAATCTGAGGTAAATGTGTGATACAAATAACCTGATGCTTATCTGCTACAGTAGAAAGCTTTTCTGATACTGCCTGTGCAGTTCTACCAGAAATACCAGCATCAATCTCATCAAAAATAAGAGTATCGATTCCGCCACCTGAAGCAAGAACAGTCTTAATTGCAAGCATAATACGGCTCATTTCACCGCCTGAAGCAATATCCTTAAGTGGACGAAGTGGTTCACCTGGGTTTGTGCAAATCATAAACTCACCACTATCAAAACCATCTGCTGTGTAGTGATCAAGCTTTGTAAGATGCATTTCGAATTCAGAATTAAGGAAGTTCAAATCGCTCATTGCTTCCTGCATCTTTTTAGAAAGTTCTGTTGCACACTTTCTGCGAATATCAGAAAGCTTCTGACATAAATCATCAAGCTCTTTTGTAGCAACATCCACCTTGTGCTTTAATTCTGCCAAGTACTCATCAAAGGATTCGAATTTAGCCTTCTTTTCCTGACGAGCAGCAAGTTCCTGTAAAACAGCTTCGATTGTGGAACCGTATTTGTCCTTGAGCCTGTTGATTTCATTAAGACGAAGCTCTACTTCGTTGAATCTGCCAGCATCAAAAGATGCGTCAGACATGTAGCTTGAAAGCTCTCTGTTGAAATCTGAAATAATGCTATCAGCGTCGTTGAGCATAGAAAGGAATTCTGATGCTCTGTCATCGATAGATTCTATATATCGTATATCCGATATTGCAGAACTGATGGCATCAGAAACACCGCCATCTCCTGCCATAGCTTCATGAGCTCTACCAAAATATTCCATGGTGCGGCTAAAGTTCGAAAGACGCTTGTATTCATCCTCAAGCTCTTCATCCTCACCTATTTTTAAATTAGCAGACTCAATTTCGTTTATTTCATGCTCCAAAAGAACAATTTCTCTTTCCTTTGAAACATCACTTTGCTTTGCTTCTTCAAGCTCTGCTGTAAGTGTTTTATAATTCTTGTAAGATTCAGCGATTTTATCCTTTAAATCGCCAATTTCATTTTTAGCAAACTCATCTAAAAGCTCCATGTGGCGCTTTGTATTAAGAAGTGACTGATGTTCCTTCTGTCCGTAGATATCAAGTAACAACGCCCCAACTTCTTTCATCTTTGCAGCTGGAACCTGCTCGCCATTAATCTTTCCAACGGCGCGAGATTCAGTGATTCTTCTAGACATAATCACTTCGTCATCGTATGGCTCCACTCCCATTTCTCTCAGAGCTTCCTTTGTACTTTCATCATTGATAAGGTATACAGCTTCCACAAATGCCTCAGAATCAGCATCTCTAAGAAAATCCTTAGATGCCTTGTCTCCAAGACTTAAATGAAGTGCTCCCAAAATGATAGATTTACCTGCTCCGGTTTCTCCCGATAAGATATTAAGCCCCTTAGAAAAAATAATCTCCTCTTCATCAATAAGGGCTAAGTTTTTAACGTGCAAACTAGCTAGCATTTAATTCTCCTTTTCTATGCCCGCGTTTCTGTGTAAAAGGATCCTTGCACCAACCTTTTATTTCTCGATGATTCGTTTTAGTTTCCCCATTAAAACGACAGTATCATCAATGCTTCTGACAGCGCACATAATAGTATCGTCACCTGCTATTGAGCCAACTATTTCTGCAAAATCCATATGGTCCAAAGCTGCCGCAACAGCCATAGCCATACCTGAAACAGTCTTGATAACTAAAATATTCTGAGCGTTGTCCATTGAAACAAAACCATCCAAGAAAATACGAATATACTTTTCATTCATATCATCCTCGGTAGTCTTGTAAGCAACGTAACGTAGCTTTCCAGCTGCATCGGCAACCTTTGTAAGCTTCATTTCGCGTATATCTCTGGAAACTGTAGCCTGTGTGGCGTTAAATCCAGCTTCCTCAAGGCGAGCTGTAAGCTCCTCCTGAGTTCCTATTTCATTTTTTACTATTAACTCTAGTATCTTTGCCTGTCTTTCAATCTTCATTTAAATCTCCTGCATCCTAGCTCGAATACGTTCCAAGAAATTAACGTTTTCTAACATAACCATGTTGGATGTAATCTTTGAACGATGGATTTTTAAAACCTCACCCTTTTTGAGAGTTTGTCTAAGAGTTCCATCGTAAATAATGTTTGCTTTTGGTTCGTCCTCTTCATGACGAGCCTCTATACTAACTTCAACCTCATCATTTGAGGCCAAAATAATGCTTCGTGAATTAAGTGTATGAGGGTTGATTGGTGTCAAAACAATGCAATCTGCATGAGGGCTAACAATAGGGCCGTTGGCAGAAAGATTATAAGCAGTTGAGCCTGTAGGTGTGGAAACAATAAGTCCATCACAATTGTGGGAATACAGCTGAATTCCATTTACCTTTACTGTAAGGTTTAACACATAAAGCCCTGCAGCATCAGATGCAACTACAATATCATTTAACGCTCTAAAACGATTGTCCTCATCACTAGAACAATCACCCTCAAGCATCATTCTCTCATCAATCTTATAATTGTCGCTAAGTAATTGATCCAAGCAGTGCTCTACATTATCAACAGTCATATCACAAAGATAGCCCAAATGGCCGCAGTTAAGACCAACGATAGGAATCTTTCGATTTGTAACATTCTGGGCAACTCTAACTACTGTTCCATCGCCACCGACAGTAATGATACATTCAATATTATCACCAACAGTTACCTGTGTTTCAGAGCTGTCTGGGCAAGTGTCCAGATCAAGAATGCACATTCCGCCATGTGCAGAAATGTAATCACGAATAATGTTGATGTATTTTTCATGTAAATCACTAAAAGACCTTGCAACAATTAAGAAATTCTTCATTATTTGTCTAAGCTACCATGTGCAGCTGCTACTGTTGCAGCAACATCAATAGCATCCCCCTGTTTTTCCTGTGTTGATATATGAATGAGGTATTCTATGTTTCCTTCTGGTCCCTTGATTGGGGAATATTCCAAATGAAGAACATAAAAACCAATTTCTTTTACAAAATCAATAATTGTATTAATAACTTCTTCGTGAACAGCTGGATCACGGACAACGCCCTTCTTTCCAACCTTTTCACGTCCAGCTTCAAACTGTGGCTTGATGAGGCAAACCATTTCTGCATCATCCTTAAGAAGTGCCTTTGCTGGGCCAAGTACCTTTGTAAGACTGATAAATGATACATCAACTGAAGCGAAATCAAGCTGCTCGCCGATGTCCTCTACAGTGACATATCTGATGTTTGTCTTTTCCATGCAAACAACTCTAGGATCCTGACGAAGCTTCCAAGCGAACTGTCCATATCCAACATCTACAGAGAATACCTTTGTAGCTCCATTTTGAAGCATGCAATCAGTAAATCCACCAGTGGATGCGCCGATATCCATACAAACCTTTCCATCTAAGGAAATATCAAAGTGAGTCATAGCCTTTTCAAGTTTGAGACCTCCACGGCTAACGTATTTCAGCTGCTGTCCGTGGATTTCGATATCTGCATCTACATCTATTTTAGTGCCTGCTTTATCCTCTCTGTTTCCTTTAACGAAAACATTACCTTCCATAATCATGGTTTTGGCTTTTTCACGAGAAGGAGCAAACCCTCTATCTACTAATACTATATCAAGTCTTTCTTTCATATTACTATCCTAATTTTTCTAAAATACGATTTGTAATGGACTCAGCATCCATGCCAAGCTCCTTAAACAAAAGTGTAACACTGCCATGTCTAACAAACTCATCTGGAACAGCAATCTTAAGAACCTGACCATTATAGCCATTATCATCAAGATAAGCCTGAACCTGCTGACCGAATCCGCCAGTGATAACGTTTTCTTCCAATGTAACAATTAAATCGTATTCGTTTTTGATTTTATCAAGATAAGCCTGGTCAAGTGGCTTTGCAAATCTGGCATTGCAGATACCAGCATCGATTCCCTGGGCCTTTAGAAGCTCTTCCACTTCCTCTGCCTTTTTCACCATGGAACCAAGCGCAAAAAGCATTACCTTTGAACCTGCTTTTATCTCCTCGGATTTACCAAGGACGATTTCAGCTCTGTGCTCCTTTAATCCGCAGTATGCTTCACCTCTAGGATATCTAATGGCGATTGGGCCATCGTAAGCCACTGCAAATTTCATCATATCTGAAAGCTCCCATTTGTTCTTTGGAGCCATCACTGTCATATTGGGCATAGCTGTAAGGAATGAAACATCAAATATACCCTGATGTGTGCTACCGTCTGCACCAACAAGACCTGCTCTATCAATTGCAAAAATCACATGAAGATTTTGCAAGCAAACATCCTCAAGGATTTGATCATATGCACGCTGTAAGAATGATGAATATACAGCAAATACAGGAATGCGACCGCCAAGTGCTAAGCCAGCCGCAAATGTAACCGCATGCTCTTCTGCAATTCCCACATCGAAGAATCGGTCTGGGAACATATTTCTGAAACGCTTTAATCCAGCGCCCTCAGCCATAGCTGCTGTAATAGCTACAACCTCTGGGTTGCGATCTCCCATCTTACGCATTACAGTGGAGAATACATCTGTGTAACCAGGATTTGGATTGCGTTTTGGAAGTCCTGTCTCGATTTCGAAAATATCGGTACCATGGAATCTGGATGGATGACGCTCCGCAGGCTCATAACCATTACCCTTTTTAGTAATAACGTGAACAAGCACTGGGCCGTTGATACCCATAGCCATATTGAATGTCTCCATCATCGCCTTAATATCGTGGCCATCAACTGGGCCAAGATACATGATTCCTAAATCCTCAAAAACCATGTTAGGAACCATCAAAGACTTGATACCATTTTTTGTGCTACGAATCTTTCTGATGATGCGCTCACCATTTGGCCAACTTTCCAAAGATGAAAGTACGTTATTTTTAAGGCCTACGTATTTTGAGCTAGTACGAAGACGCTCAAGATTTGTAGACATACCACCTACATTTTTAGAGATGGACATTTCATTATCATTAAGAACGATAAGGAAGTTGGACTTCTTTAAACGAGAAGCATTATTCAAAGCTTCGTAAGCAAGTCCACCAGTAAGAGCTCCATCACCAATAACGGCGCAAACTTTATAGTCATCACCTGCCAAATCCCTTGCCATGCAATAACCTAAAGCTGCAGAAAGAGATGTGGAACTGTGACCTGTATCAAAACTGTCGCAAGGGCTCTCAACTCTTTTAGGGAATCCACTGATTCCGCCGTACTGACGGAGATGATCAAATTCATTTGCTCTGCCAGTAAGAATTTTGTGGGTGTATGCCTGATGACCTACATCCCAAACAAGCTTATCCTTTGGGAAATCAAGAAGCATATGAAGAGCAATTGTGAGTTCTACAGTTCCAAGATTGGAAGCCAAATGACCACCAGTCTTTGAAAGATGCTCAATAAGAAAGCTTCTGATTTCAGCTGGAAGTGCCTGTATTTCTTCCTCTGTTAAATTCTTTATATCATTAGGTTGCTTTATTTTTTCAAGAACCATAATCTATCTTAATTGTCTCTGTAGACAAGGTATTTAAGTAGCTCATTTAAAAACTCGTTGTGATTGTCTAAGCTATTAAGTTCCTCAACCGCCTCATCTGTAAGACGCTTTACCTCTTCCTTGGATTTTTCTATACCTGCAAATGTAACGTAAGTACATTTTTCATTTTTCTCATCTGAACCAATTGGCTTACCAAGCTTTGCTTCATCTCCTTCGATATCAAGGATATCGTCCTGAATTTGGAAAGCCATGCCGATTTTACCGGCAACTCGTTCAACAAGAGAAACCTGATCCTCGCTGGCCCCTGCTAAAACAGCACCTATCATCATAGATGCCTCAATCAAAGCACCAGTCTTAAGCTCGTAGATGAAATGAAGCCTGTCTTCTGTCATTTCCAATTGCTTCTTTTCTGCTTCTACATCTACAACCTGGCCACCTATCATACCAAATACGCCGGCTTTTCTGGCCAGAATACGCATTGCCTCAGTAACTCTAACTACGTCTACATCTGCATCATAAGCATTTAATGCAGTCTCGAAAGCATAGTTTAAAAGAGCATCTCCTGCAAGTATGCCCATTGCCTCACCGTATGCCACATGCACCGTAGGCTTTCCACGACGAAGCTCATCATTATCCATAGCTGGTAAGTCATCGTGAATCAACGAATATGTATGAATCATTTCAATGGCAGCCATAAATGGCTCGATAACATCGCCACTACCACCGAAAAGCTGAAATGTCTCGTTCATAAGGATTGGACGCAGACGTTTACCACCTGCTGTTACCCCATATTCCATGGCATCAAATATAATGCCCTGTAAACCCTCTACATCTGGCAAAAATCTGCACACAACATCCTGTGCTGATTCTGCCCTAACACTAAGTTCGTTTTTAATGTCCATTTTACTCAACCCCCTCAAACACCTCAAGACCGCCATCTTTGCTGATTGCCATGACAGCTTTCTTTGTCTGTTCTATTTTAGAATTAGCTTTTTGAAGCTCTTCCATTCCACTTTTATACAAAGCAAAGGATTCATCCAAAGTAACATCTGCTGATTCCATCTTTGTGATAATCTCATCGAGAGCCTGAAAGCTTTCTTCGATTGTTGTCTCTTTTATTTCTTTTTCTGCCATACGTGCTCCTATTTATCCTTGGAAATGCTGGTGATTTGACTCTCCAGCATACCATCCTTTACTCTGATACTAAGGCTATCTCCAATGGAAAGATTTGATACGCTATCAACCTTTTTTCCATCTGGGCCTGTCACATAACCAAAACCGGAAGCCAATCGCTTGGTTGGAGAAAGACCATCCAATCTACCTGAAGCTGCTATCAAACGGCTTTCGTAGCGTTCTATTTTTGCATTCATCAGACTATTAAGCCTATCGTACAAGTGGTTAAGCTTGTCCTGATTTGCCTTGATTTTGTTCTCTGGCCTGAGAGATTGTAATCGTAATTTGTAATTCTCAAGCTGAGCTGTGATGGATGAAAGCTTAAAATCCAATGTGCTGTTAAGTCTGTCAGAATACCTTTCGCAAGTCCTTGCAAAATCCTCGTAAACAAAATTTGCAAGCTCTGCAGCCTGAGAAGGCGTTGCTGCTCTTTTATCTGCAACAAAGTCTGCAATAGTAAAATCCGTTTCGTGGCCAACGGCAGATATGATTGGTGTGTTGGCTTTGAAAATAGCTCGTGCTACCGGCTCCTCATTGAAGGCCCAAAGGTCTTCGATGGAACCACCACCACGACCTAGGATGATAACATCCAGATTCATCTCATCCAGACAATTGATTCCAGAGATGATGGAAGGCACTGCCCCCTCACCCTGAACCTGTGCTGGATAAAGAATCAATTCTACAAAAGGATTTCGTGTCTTTGATACACGGATGATATCGTGAACAGCCGCTCCTGTAGGAGCTGTGATGATACCGATTCTCATGGCATGACTTGGAATAGGCTTTTTGTACATAGCATCAAACATTCCGCTTTCCTCAAGCTCCTGCTTTAATGCTTCGAAACGCTGATATAAATCGCCAACTCCCGCCAGCTCTATCTCGTTTGCATACACTTGATATCTGCCAGCCGCTGCGTAGATTCCAACATATCCGGTAACCACTATTTGGTCGCCATCCTTCATGTTGAACTTCAGCCCCTTTGCTCGCTTGCCAGCAAACATTACACATGAAATAGATGATTTATCATCCTTCAAAGTAAAATATATGTGTCCTGTATGATTGTATTTGCAATTAGAAACCTCCCCTGATAAGGAAAGGTTTCCAAGCATAAAATCATCAGAAAACATACGCTCAATATATGTATTTATCTGAGATACACTATATACATTTTTATTCATTATACTAATTTAGCAAGTGCTCCATTAACGAATCCTGCAGAAGAATCCGTACCGAATTCATCAGCAAGTGAAACTGCCTCATTGATAGCAACACCAACAGGAAGATTCTCGAATTTGATTTCGTATAAAGCAAGTCTGATAAGTGTTAAATCAACCTTTGCCATACGTGATGTCTTCCAGCCGTCAACTGACTTGTTGATGAGCTCGTCGATTTCTGGAATCTTAGCAATGATATCCTCAGACTTTGTCTTGATGTATTCCTCATCCTCAGCTGTCTTGTTGTTTTTAGCAAGATCCTCTGCCTCTGCATTGTCACGGCCGCCAAGGAATGTGCTGATTACGC
It contains:
- the xseA gene encoding exodeoxyribonuclease VII large subunit, whose protein sequence is MNKNVYSVSQINTYIERMFSDDFMLGNLSLSGEVSNCKYNHTGHIYFTLKDDKSSISCVMFAGKRAKGLKFNMKDGDQIVVTGYVGIYAAAGRYQVYANEIELAGVGDLYQRFEALKQELEESGMFDAMYKKPIPSHAMRIGIITAPTGAAVHDIIRVSKTRNPFVELILYPAQVQGEGAVPSIISGINCLDEMNLDVIILGRGGGSIEDLWAFNEEPVARAIFKANTPIISAVGHETDFTIADFVADKRAATPSQAAELANFVYEDFARTCERYSDRLNSTLDFKLSSITAQLENYKLRLQSLRPENKIKANQDKLNHLYDRLNSLMNAKIERYESRLIAASGRLDGLSPTKRLASGFGYVTGPDGKKVDSVSNLSIGDSLSIRVKDGMLESQITSISKDK
- the nusB gene encoding transcription antitermination factor NusB; the protein is MNRHEIRKEVFKAVFMNEFHDTEEMDSVISTFLGGRDNAEAEDLAKNNKTAEDEEYIKTKSEDIIAKIPEIDELINKSVDGWKTSRMAKVDLTLIRLALYEIKFENLPVGVAINEAVSLADEFGTDSSAGFVNGALAKLV